In Primulina huaijiensis isolate GDHJ02 chromosome 16, ASM1229523v2, whole genome shotgun sequence, a single genomic region encodes these proteins:
- the LOC140961309 gene encoding E3 ubiquitin-protein ligase PRT6 isoform X2, which translates to MFRMEVDFSAESIPPSNHDLILQRLSRVGVPHENLNHGQHGLVAYAKDNAFRVPQLVSAILPSDELEEGEDVFRESLSWLQWLMFEGEPDVALEHLAKMSENERGVCGAVWGNNDIAYRCRTCEHDPTCAICVPCFENGNHKDHDYSVIYTGGGCCDCGDVTAWKREGFCSKHRGAEQIQPLPENVAKSLGPVMDLLLSYWKNKLQCGKRINEESPRASDHAAELQKIADELTAVAVEMLLNFCKHSESLLSFISGRVYSSVGLLDALLRAESFMHVSVVGKLHELLLKLLGEPVFKYEFAKVFVRYYPMIVDEAIKESTDTVFKKYPLLSTFSVQILTVPTLTPRLVEEMNLMGMLLQCLENIFVACARDDGRLQVAKWAPLYETSLRVVEDIRFVMSHAVVPKYLCNSRRDLVKMWMRLLASVQGMNAQKREMGNLIEEENENVHLPFVLCHSISNILSLLVAGAFSVSSNLDTREEASFNTYELEREDQDSPRLAKVGRLSQESYVSSITGKCLSDYGSKAVDRFPLPSSALWLLHECLRSMENWLGLDNTVGTLGAASLKTNNCSGSECGASTGQEAGFDDHMLDGESTSELERLRVLSLSDWPDITFDVSSQEISINIPIHRLLSMVLRTALKLCYGESISSSFLNAGSADQSLARSSDFLGQILEGCHSYGFSAFVMEHPLRIRVFCAEVHAGMWRRNGDAPILFSEWYRSVRWSEQGQELDLFLLQCCAALAPADFFIKRILGRFGLADYLSLKLEQSSEYEPILVTEMLALLIQIVKERRFCGLTTAECLQKELVYKLSIGDATRSQLVKSLPRDLSKIDKIQEVLDTVAEYSHPSGMTQGMYRLLSPYWKELDLYHPRWNSRDLQAAEERYSRFCNVSALTNQLPRWTKIYYPLRDLAKIATCRTLTEIVRAVLFYSVHTEKLMTSRAPDGVLLTGLHLLALALDVCRVHKESGDPLCCEGDVIPFLAFASEEISTSDYGDQSMLSLLVSLMRMHEKENAENFTEAGKFSLSSLVSSLLDKFAELEPGCMTKLQKLAPESANHFPNSVLNNSFKETESTSESSKLKAKSRERQAAILERMRDQQSKFLESFNSKADDEMDDVKSEGEVCDSETSNQIQDSVRVSCSLCHDPKSRSPVSFLVLLQKSRLLSFVDRGPPSWEQVLQSGKGHVSSTPATYNGILPVNISDGSNMISSSQLIDVVQSALNDLASLGRPAEVDSFLQFVKARFPSLKNVQLPCMSTDKVEGTASSLEAFEERLYLLIKGSPSGLNNSDSPNKDGIFLATESDTERSCGAESLLLGKYIAALSKEPTDCPSASQNAHSRSDKMQSEANIWHLEHDKFGPAGSDGIYVSSCGHAVHQGCLDRYLSSLRERYIRRIVFEGGHIVDPDQGEFLCPVCRGLANAVLPALPGDLRKIPQPSVVSTRNFMDVGFLPTSSDMVGSLRLQNALSLVQTAANVAGSNESLTAFPARNVSIISNLEPILRLLCGVYYPGQDKILETGRVSNSLILWDTLRYSLISTEIAARSRKSSLSSNYSLGTLFRELNSSSGFILSLLMHATQSIRTSNSLTVLLRLRGIQLCAKSLCGGASPNEYSSHFCQRGGSMLYILDNAEAEVQYPDTQLWRRLSEPVLACDAFSSLMWTLFCLPWPILSCKESFMSLVHAFYTVSVTQAILTYYRKKQGIICGLGCDDCLITDIYKAVGEYGEVVQCFDSYYVDATYDIYDSIRSLTFPYLRRCVLLWKLINCSNSIPFNNGIHTWGGSQYAEGANNPAEELPEVEKLEKMFGIPPLGVIIADKKLRFTASRWMRHFSEALKFHKSHCLVRCTPSVPFKLMLLPHLYQDLLQRYIKKRCPDCGALKEEPALCLLCGKLCSPSWKTCCRGTGCQTHAMACGAGIGVFLLIRRTTILLQRSARQAPWPSPYLDAFGEEDVEMHRGKPLFLNEERYAALTHMVASHGLDRSSKVLRQTTTGSFSVF; encoded by the exons ATGTTTCGGATGGAGGTTGACTTTTCGGCGGAATCAATCCCTCCATCCAATCATGATCTCATCCTTCAG AGGCTCTCGCGGGTGGGAGTCCCACATGAAAATTTGAATCATGGACAGCATGGTTTAGTGGCTTATGCGAAGGATAATGCATTTCGTGTACCACAGTTGGTGTCTGCAATTTTGCCAAGTGATGAGTTGGAGGAGGGTGAAGATGTTTTCCGCGAGAGCTTGAGTTGGTTGCAGTGGTTGATGTTTGAAGGTGAGCCTGACGTGGCCTTAGAACACCTGGCTAAAATGAGTGAAAATGAACGAGGCGTTTGTGGGGCTGTTTGGGGGAACAATGATATTGCATACCGCTGTCGGACGTGTGAGCATGATCCGACATGTGCGATTTGTGTTCCTTGTTTTGAAAATGGAAACCATAAGGATCACGATTACTCTGTAATATATACAGGTGGAGGGTGCTGTGATTGTGGAGATGTTACTGCATGGAAACGGGAAGGGTTTTGCTCGAAGCACAGAGGTGCAGAGCAGATACAACCCCTTCCTGAGAACGTTGCGAAGTCTTTGGGGCCTGTTATGGACTTATTGCTCAGTTATTGGAAAAACAAGCTACAATGTGGGAAAAGGATCAATGAGGAGAGTCCTAGAGCCTCTGACCATGCTGCTGAGCTTCAGAAGATTGCAGATGAGTTGACCGCTGTCGCGGTGGAGATGCTATTGAATTTTTGCAAACACAGTGAAAGTTTGCTCAGTTTTATTTCTGGGAGAGTGTACTCTTCGGTTGGTCTTTTGGATGCTCTATTGAGGGCTGAGAGTTTCATGCATGTTAGTGTTGTTGGAAAGCTCCATGAGTTACTTTTGAAATTGCTGGGTGAACCCgtatttaaatatgaatttgCAAAAGTATTTGTAAGATATTATCCAATGATCGTAGACGAGGCCATAAAAGAGTCCACTGACACCGTATTCAAAAAATATCCACTGCTGTCAACATTTTCTGTCCAAATCCTGACTGTGCCAACTCTGACACCGCGTCTAGTGGAGGAAATGAATCTGATGGGCATGCTGTTGCAATGCttagaaaatatatttgttgCTTGTGCCAGAGATGATGGAAGGCTTCAG GTTGCTAAATGGGCACCCTTGTATGAAACTTCTCTTCGTGTCGTTGAAGATATTAGGTTTGTGATGAGCCATGCAGTTGTACCCAAGTATTTATGCAACAGCCGGCGAGATTTAGTTAAGATGTGGATGAGATTACTGGCTTCCGTGCAAGGGATGAATGCTCAGAAGCGAGAAATGGGCAATCTCATAGAAGAAGAAAATGAGAATGTTCATTTGCCTTTTGTATTATGTCACTCTATATCCAACATTCTCTCTCTTTTAGTGGCTGGGGCATTTTCAGTGAGTAGCAATTTGGATACTAGGGAAGAAGCTTCCTTCAATACATATGAACTAGAGCGCGAAGACCAAGACAGCCCAAGACTTGCAAAGGTGGGAAGGCTATCGCAGGAAAGCTATGTCAGTAGTATCACGGGGAAATGCTTGTCAGATTATGGGTCCAAGGCTGTGGACCGTTTCCCTTTACCATCATCTGCTTTGTGGTTATTGCATGAGTGCTTGAGATCTATGGAAAATTGGTTGGGATTGGATAATACAGTTGGGACCCTTGGTGCCGCGTCCCTGAAAACAAATAATTGCTctg GGTCAGAATGTGGTGCTTCCACGGGACAAGAAGCTGGATTTGATGACCATATGCTAGATGGAGAAAGCACCAGTGAACTAGAAAGGCTACGAGTCCTGAGTTTATCAGACTGGCCTGATATCACATTTGATGTTAGTTCACAAGAAATCTCAATCAATATTCCAATTCATCGGCTGCTTTCAATGGTTCTACGAACTGCTCTCAAACTATGTTATGGTGAATCTATCTCATCATCTTTTCTCAATGCTGGCTCTGCTGACCAATCTCTTGCCAGATCCAGTGACTTCCTCGGCCAGATTTTAGAAGGCTGCCACTCTTATGGGTTTTCTGCTTTTGTGATGGAGCATCCTTTGAGGATAAGGGTTTTCTGTGCTGAGGTACATGCTGGGATGTGGCGCAGGAATGGTGATGCACCTATATTATTTAGCGAGTGGTATCGATCAGTTCGATG GTCTGAACAGGGTCAGGAACTTGATCTCTTCTTGCTCCAGTGCTGCGCTGCATTAGCTCCAGCTGATTTTTTCATCAAGAGAATTCTTGGACGTTTTGGGCTGGCAGACTACCTATCTCTGAAACTCGAGCAGTCAAGCGA GTACGAACCAATTCTAGTTACTGAAATGCTTGCTCTTCTAATACAAATAGTGAAGGAAAGAAGATTTTGTGGGTTAACAACTGCTGAATGCTTGCAAAAAGAGTTGGTATATAAGCTTTCAATTGGAGATGCCACTCGGAGTCAGCTTGTCAAATCTCTTCCTCGAGATCTTTCCAAAATTgataaaattcaagaagtgttgGACACAGTTGCTGAATATTCACATCCTTCTGGCATGACTCAG GGGATGTATAGACTTCTTTCCCCGTACTGGAAGGAGCTGGATTTATACCATCCTCGGTGGAATTCTAGGGATCTACAGGCTGCGGAAGAAAGATACTCACGGTTCTGTAATGTTTCTGCATTGACAAATCAACTTCCTAGATGGACAAAGATTTATTATCCTCTCAGGGATTTAGCTAAAATCGCCACCTGCAGAACACTTACTGAAATTGTTCGTGCTGTTCTGTTTTATTCTGTTCACACTGAAAAGCTCATGACATCACGTGCTCCAGATGGAGTTCTTTTAACTGGGTTACATTTGTTGGCATTGGCCCTAGATGTATGTCGGGTCCATAAGGAATCTGGTGATCCATTATGTTGTGAGGGTGATGTTATCCCATTTTTGGCATTTGCCAGTGAAGAAATATCCACAAGCGACTATGGTGATCAGAGTATGTTATCGCTCCTTGTATCGTTGATGAGAATGCATGAGAAAGAAAATGCAGAGAACTTTACGGAAGCCGGAAAATTTAGTCTCTCATCTTTGGTATCAAGTCTACTCGATAAGTTTGCCGAGCTTGAACCTGGATGCATGACCAAATTGCAAAAACTTGCGCCTGAAAGTGCCAATCATTTTCCAAATTCTGTGTTAAATAATAGTTTCAAAGAGACAGAGTCTACTTCTGAAAGCTCAAAGCTCAAAGCAAAGTCTCGAGAAAGACAAGCTGCTATTTTG GAAAGAATGAGAGATCAACAGTCCAAGTTTTTGGAGAGCTTTAATTCCAAAGCAGATGACGAGATGGATGATGTCAAATCTGAGGGAGAAGTGTGTGATTCTGAAACTAGTAATCAAATACAAGATTCTGTTCGAGTCAGTTGCTCTCTCTGCCATGATCCCAAATCGAGAAGTCCTGTATCATTCTTAGTTCTTCTTCAG AAATCCCGGCTCCTGAGTTTTGTCGACAGAGGGCCCCCTTCTTGGGAACAAGTTCTCCAGTCTGGCAAAGGGCATGTTTCTAGCACCCCCGCCACATATAATGGTATATTACCGGTCAATATCTCAGATGGCTCCAATATGATTTCATCTTCTCAGTTAATTGATGTAGTTCAAAGTGCTTTGAACGATCTTGCTTCCTTGGGACGACCAGCGGAAGTTGATTCTTTTCTGCAATTTGTTAAGGCTAGATTCCCTTCCCTTAAGAATGTTCAGCTCCCCTGCATGTCAACAGACAAGGTGGAGGGGACAGCGTCCTCTCTTGAGGCATTTGAAGAACGCTTGTATCTGTTGATCAAGGGATCTCCATCCGGTTTGAACAACTCAGATTCCCCAAATAAAGATGGAATCTTTTTAGCCACTGAAAGTGACACGGAAAGAAGTTGCGGTGCTGAATCTCTTTTGTTGGGTAAATACATTGCTGCGCTATCTAAAGAACCAACAGATTGTCCGTCAGCTTCACAGAATGCTCACTCTCGCAGTGATAAGATGCAGTCAGAAGCCAATATATGGCATCTAGAACACGATAAATTTGGTCCTGCTGGTAGCGATGGGATTTATGTTTCTTCCTGTGGGCATGCAGTGCATCAAGGATGTCTTGATCGTTATTTATCATCACTCAGGGAAAG ATACATAAGAAGAATTGTGTTTGAAGGAGGGCACATTGTGGATCCAGATCAG GGCGAGTTTCTCTGTCCAGTGTGTAGAGGACTTGCAAATGCTGTCCTCCCAGCGTTGCCTGGAGATCTGAGAAAGATTCCTCAGCCTTCAGTTGTTTCGACTAGAAATTTCATGGATGTTGGTTTCCTTCCAACCTCATCAGACATGGTCGGTTCACTACGCCTTCAAAATGCGTTGTCACTAGTACAAACTGCCGCAAATGTTGCTGGAAGTAATGAGAGTTTAACAGCTTTTCCAGCGCGAAATGTGAGCATAATATCGAATCTTGAACCTATCCTTCGTTTGTTGTGTGGAGTGTACTATCCAGGCCAGGACAAGATTTTAGAAACTGGCAGGGTAAGCAACTCATTGATTCTGTGGGATACACTAAGGTACTCCCTCATATCAACTGAAATTGCTGCTCGGTCAAGAAAGAGTTCATTGAGTTCAAATTACAGCCTTGGCACGTTGTTTCGGGAACTTAACTCTTCTAGTGGTTTTATATTATCCTTGCTCATGCATGCTACTCAAAGCATTCGAACATCAAATTCTCTGACTGTCCTTTTAAGATTAAGAGGCATTCAGCTTTGTGCCAAGTCTTTATGCGGTGGCGCTTCTCCAAATGAGTATTCCAGTCACTTTTGTCAACGAGGAG GTAGTATGCTTTATATATTAGACAATGCTGAAGCAGAAGTTCAGTACCCAGACACCCAGTTATGGAGACGCCTTTCTGAGCCCGTCCTTGCCTGTGATGCCTTTTCATCATTAATGTGGACACTCTTCTGTCTTCCGTGGCCAATTTTATCTTGCAAGGAATCCTTTATGTCTCTTGTTCATGCTTTTTATACTGTTTCTGTGACTCAG GCTATACTTACTTATTACAGAAAAAAACAAGGCATTATATGTGGGTTGGGATGCGATGATTGTTTGATCACTGACATCTACAAAGCTGTGGGGGAGTACGGAGAAGTTGTGCAGTGTTTTGATTCCTATTATGTTGATGCTACTTATGACATCTATGATTCGATTCGTAGCCTCACCTTTCCTTATTTGCGTAGATGTGTGTTACTTTGGAAACTAATAAATTGTTCAAATTCAATCCCATTCAACAATGGGATTCATACGTGGGGTGGATCTCAATATGCAGAAGGTGCTAATAACCCTGCGGAAGAGCTTCCTGAGGTTGAAAAGCTTGAAAAGATGTTCGGCATTCCCCCACTTGGTGTCATTATTGCTGATAAAAAATTGAGATTCACAGCTTCGAGATGGATGCGCCATTTTTCTGAAGCgttgaaatttcataaatcccACTGTCTAGTGAGATGTACTCCTTCAGTCCCATTTAAGCTGATGCTTTTGCCTCATCTTTACCAGGATTTGTTGCAGAG GTATATAAAAAAACGTTGCCCTGACTGTGGAGCTTTAAAGGAGGAGCCTGCTTTGTGCTTGCTGTGTGGAAAATTGTGCTCACCTAGCTGGAAAACATGCTGCAG GGGAACTGGTTGTCAGACTCATGCGATGGCCTGTGGTGCTGGTATTGGTGTATTCCTCTTGATTAGA AGAACTACTATCTTGCTTCAGAGATCTGCACGCCAGGCACCTTGGCCATCTCCCTACTTGGATGCATTTGGTGAAGAG GATGTTGAAATGCATAGAGGGAAGCCGTTGTTTTTGAATGAAGAACGATATGCAGCTTTGACTCATATG GTGGCTTCTCATGGGCTTGATCGAAGTTCAAAGGTGCTTCGGCAAACGACAACTGGCTCTTTTTCTGTGTTTTAG